In a genomic window of Larus michahellis chromosome 3, bLarMic1.1, whole genome shotgun sequence:
- the ZBTB24 gene encoding zinc finger and BTB domain-containing protein 24, whose amino-acid sequence MAEMAPEASEKLVVIHSKAHKDTILANFEEQRKKDFLCDITLIVENVQFRAHKALLAASSEYFSMMFVDEGEIGQSIYMLEGMVADTFGALLEFIYTGCLRASEKNTEQILATAQLLKVTDLVWACTDYQASRSPSNALPAPANSGASVAIIASDKKNEDPPKRKRGRPRKVKNVQEEKSAANSAEDVQLRENNSMQNKQNFLKKDTAEEETVVSEQGPARKDTEETEPACGSEAAVDLSAEKDENYDPKSEGIQSTQSRYSKRRIRRSIKLKDYKLLGDEDEKGLAKRTDGKRKRAGSEARCKDCGKVFKYNHFLAIHQRSHTGERPFKCSECGKGFSQKHSLQVHERMHTGERPYTCTICSKALTTKHSLLEHMSLHTGQKAFTCDQCGKYFSQKRQLKSHYRVHTGRSLPECNQCRRKFMDAAQLKKHLRTHTGEKPFTCEICGKSFTAKSSLQTHIRIHRGEKPYSCSICGKSFSDSSAKRRHCILHTGKKPFSCPECSLQFARLDNLKSHLKIHSKEKQFQEASVAPSTNTNSEEVRNILQLQQYQLATSGGQEIQLLVTDAVHNINFMPSHNQGISIVTAENAPSMTTDQAANLTLLAQPPQQLQNLLLSAQQEQAEQIQSIDMIANQIETAPPEQMHVITLSKEALEHLHAHQGQNEEIHLAASSHPAQHVQLTQESSQQSHSSQDTVPSHQISEEQNQSVPVSESHQQSLSVNESSHEHPIQGQAF is encoded by the exons ATGGCAGAAATGGCTCCCGAAGCTTCTGAGAAACTGGTTGTCATCCACTCCAAAGCTCACAAAGATACCATTCTAGCTAATtttgaagaacaaaggaaaaaggattttctttgtgACATTACCCTAATAGTGGAGAATGTGCAGTTCAGAGCCCATAAAGCTTTGCTTGCTGCCAGCAGTGAATACTTCTCAATGATGTTTGTAGATGAGGGTGAAATAGGGCAGTCGATTTACATGTTGGAGGGAATGGTTGCAGACACCTTTGGAGCGCTGCTAGAATTTATCTACACTGGTTGCCTCCGTGCCagtgaaaaaaacacagaacaaattcTGGCTACTGCGCAACTGCTGAAAGTGACTGACTTGGTTTGGGCCTGCACAGACTATCAGGCCAGCCGTAGCCCAAGTAATGCGTTACCAGCTCCAGCTAACAGTGGAGCCTCTGTAGCCATTATTGCAAGCGACAAGAAAAATGAAGATCCACCAAAGCGAAAACGAGGGCGACCGAGGAAAGTCAAGAATgtccaagaagaaaaatcagcagCAAATTCTGCCGAAGATGTGCAGCTGAGAGAGAACAACTCCatgcaaaataagcaaaattttttgaaaaaagacaCTGCAGAAGAAGAAACAGTTGTCAGCGAACAGGGTCCAGCGAGGAAAGATACAGAAGAAACCGAACCTGCTTGTGGCTCAGAAGCTGCGGTCGACTTGTCAGCTGAGAAAGATGAGAATTACGATCCCAAATCTGAAGGAATACAGAGCACTCAGAGCCGTTACAGCAAACGCAGAATAAGGAGATCAATCAAACTAAAAGATTATAAACTTCTCGGTGATGAGGATGAAAAAGGACTGGCAAAGAGAACTGATGGCAAAAGAAAACGTGCAGGTTCTGAAGCTCGCTGTAAAGACTGTGGCAAAGTATTTAAATATAATCACTTCTTAGCTATTCATCAGCGGAGTCATACAG GGGAGCGCCCTTTTAAGTGCAGCGAGTGTGGCAAAGGCTTTTCCCAGAAGCACTCTCTTCAAGTCCATGAGCGGATGCACACTGGAGAAAGGCCGTACACATGCACCATCTGCAGTAAGGCTCTGACAACAAAGCATTCTCTTCTGGAGCATATGAGCCTGCATACAG GGCAGAAGGCTTTTACATGCGATCAGTGTGGGAAATACTTCAGCCAAAAGAGGCAGCTCAAGAGCCACTATCGAGTACACACAG GCCGTTCACTGCCGGAATGTAACCAGTGTCGTCGCAAATTCATGGATGCAGCTCAGTTAAAGAAACATCTAAGAACACATACAG GTGAGAAGCCCTTCACTTGTGAAATTTGTGGCAAATCATTTACAGCTAAAAGTTCTCTTCAGACCCACATTAGAATTCACAG aggagaaaagccatatTCTTGTAGTATATGTGGAAAATCCTTCTCCGATTCCAGTGCTAAGAGAAGACACTGTAtcttacacacaggcaaaaaGCCTTTCTCCTGCCCGGAATGTAGTTTGCAGTTTGCTCGTCTGGACAACCTGAAGTCTCATTTGAAAATTCATAGCAAGGAAAAGCAGTTTCAGGAAGCCAGCGTTGCTCCGAGCACCAACACTAATTCAGAAGAAGTGAGAAACATTCTTCAGCTGCAGCAGTATCAACTTGCCACCTCTGGAGGGCAGGAAATTCAACTACTGGTTACAGATGCAGTACATAATATAAACTTCATGCCTAGTCATAATCAAGGCATTAGTATTGTTACTGCAGAAAATGCCCCAAGTATGACGACAGATCAGGCTGCTAACCTCACGCTGCTCGCTCAACCACCACAGCAGCTGCAAAACTTGTTGCTTTCAGCTCAGCAGGAGCAAGCGGAACAAATCCAAAGTATCGATATGATTGCAAACCAAATAGAGACTGCTCCACCTGAACAAATGCATGTCATCACTCTTTCTAAGGAAGCACTAGAACATCTCCACGCTCATCAAGGACAAAATGAAGAAATCCACTTAGCAGCATCTTCCCATCCAGCTCAGCACGTGCAGTTGACTCAGGAATCAAGTCAGCAGTCTCACTCTAGCCAAGATACCGTCCCTTCCCATCAAATCAGTGAAGAACAGAATCAAAGCGTACCTGTTTCTGAATCCCATCAGCAGTCTCTGTCAGTAAATGAGTCATCTCATGAGCATCCTATTCAAGGACAGGCTTTCTGA